The genomic DNA ATCATTGAATTGTTGAAAAAGCGCTATCATGCACGTCGTAAGCGGGAATTGAATAGCTAAAAGCTATTTAATTTCGACTTTAGCCCCGGCTTCTTCTAATTGCTTCTTCAGGCTTTCTGCATCTTCCTTCGATATGCCTTCCTTAACTGTGCTTGGCGCTCCATCAACCAAATCTTTCGCTTCTTTAAGCCCGAGATTGGTGACAGCTCTGACAACCTTGATGACATTAATTTTTTGGGCGCCGATTTCTTTCAATACGACGTCGAATTCTGTCTTTTCTTCAACTTTCGGCGCTTCTGCGGCTTCGGCGGCTACTGCAACAGCGGCAACAGGTGCGGCGGCTTTGACATCAAATTTCTTTTCAATCTCTTTAATGAGCCCGGAGATCTCCAGCATATTTGCTTTTTCTAAATATTCGAGAACGTCTGCTCTTGTTATGTCTGCCATTTTTAACATACCTCCTTGTTATAAACTATTCTGTTTTCGTTTCGTTAAGTGATTTAAGCGTTCCAACTAAACCCCCCATCGTGGCGTTCAAAACGCCAACAAGGTTGCTCATAGGAATCGCAAGTGTTCCAACCAAACTGGCAATCAGGTCTTTTTTTGATGGAAGATTGATGATGGTTTCGATGCTTTCGGCGCCATACGCTTCTCCCTCGAAAATGCAACCAGTAATGCTCAGTTTTTCCAATTTATTCTTTTTAATGAACGCCGTGATGATTTTGCCAGGAGCGACGGGATCTTCATAAGAAAACGCCATTCCTGTCTGTCCTTCAAGCAATCGATCAATGACAGGTTTGCCTGTCTCTTTAGCCGCTATCTTTGCAAGCGTCTTCTTGGCGATTTTGTATTCGATATTCGCCGCAAAAAGCTCCTTGCGCAAGGCGTTCATTTGCTGAACGGTCATTCCTTTGTAATCAGTAAAGAAAATCCCTTTGGCTCGGGAAAATTTATCCGTTACGTCTTGAACGATTTCGGTTTTCTTCAGATTCGGCATGCTTTCTCCTATTCCTTATACAACCGTAGATTTATCGACGCGGATGCCGGGACCCATCGTCGTTGTGATGGTCATTTTCTGAAAATAAATGCCTTTGGCTGACACCGGACGCAAACGCATGAGCGTGCTTATCAGCGCCTTGATGTTCTCTTCCAGACTTTCTTGCGGGAAACTTCGCTTTCCAACCGGCGAATGAATCAGCCCATTCTTATCCACGCGCACTTCCACGCGCCCAGCCTTGACTTCTTTGACGGCGGCGGCAACATCGTTGGTAACCGTTCCGCTCTTGGGGTTGGGCATCAGACCTTTCGGGCCGAGAATTTTACCAAGTTTCCCAACCTGCGCCATGACATCTGGCGTGGAAATGATCACATCCACATCGGTCCATCCGCCCTGAATTTTCTGGACGTATTCGTCAAGTCCAACATAGTCGGCACCGGCTTGTGTGGCTTCATCGACTTTCGATTTTGTCAAAACGAGAACCCGTACCTTTTTGCCCGTTCCAAACGGATAAAGGACGGTTCCGCGGATATTTTGATCGGCATGTCTTGGATCGACACCCAAATTGATATGAGCTTCAACCGTCTCATCAAATTTCGCGCCTTGAATATCCTTCAGGATGGAAACCGCTTCTTTGAGAGAATATTCCTTTCTCCGATCGATTTTTGAATTGTTTGTTTCTACCCGTTTTGAGATTTTCATATAACTGAATCCTCTATTCTTTTACCGTGATGCCCATACTTTGGGCAGTTCCTTTGATCATGGCCGTCGCTTGTTCGACAGTGTGCGCGTTCAGGTCCGGCATTTTCATCTTGGCAATCTCTCTGACCTGATCGATCGTGATTATTGCTACTTTCGTCTTATTCGGTTCACCTGAACCTTTTTCCAGTTTCGCGGCCTTAAGCAAAAGCACGGATGCCGGCGGCGTCTTGGTGATAAATGTAAACGATCTGTCGGAAAAGATCGTGATGACAACCGGAATTAGATAACCGATTTTGTCCTGTGTGCGCGCATTGAACGCCTTGCAGAATTCTACGATATTTACACCATGCTGTCCTAAAGCCGGTCCAACCGGCGGGGACGGATTTGCTTTCCCGGCCTCAATATGTAACTTAACCGATGCTAAAACTTTTTTTGCCATTGTTCACCTATTTTTCCAATTCAAC from Candidatus Marinimicrobia bacterium CG08_land_8_20_14_0_20_45_22 includes the following:
- a CDS encoding 50S ribosomal protein L7/L12; this encodes MADITRADVLEYLEKANMLEISGLIKEIEKKFDVKAAAPVAAVAVAAEAAEAPKVEEKTEFDVVLKEIGAQKINVIKVVRAVTNLGLKEAKDLVDGAPSTVKEGISKEDAESLKKQLEEAGAKVEIK
- the rplJ gene encoding 50S ribosomal protein L10; this encodes MPNLKKTEIVQDVTDKFSRAKGIFFTDYKGMTVQQMNALRKELFAANIEYKIAKKTLAKIAAKETGKPVIDRLLEGQTGMAFSYEDPVAPGKIITAFIKKNKLEKLSITGCIFEGEAYGAESIETIINLPSKKDLIASLVGTLAIPMSNLVGVLNATMGGLVGTLKSLNETKTE
- the rplK gene encoding 50S ribosomal protein L11: MAKKVLASVKLHIEAGKANPSPPVGPALGQHGVNIVEFCKAFNARTQDKIGYLIPVVITIFSDRSFTFITKTPPASVLLLKAAKLEKGSGEPNKTKVAIITIDQVREIAKMKMPDLNAHTVEQATAMIKGTAQSMGITVKE
- a CDS encoding 50S ribosomal protein L1 gives rise to the protein MKISKRVETNNSKIDRRKEYSLKEAVSILKDIQGAKFDETVEAHINLGVDPRHADQNIRGTVLYPFGTGKKVRVLVLTKSKVDEATQAGADYVGLDEYVQKIQGGWTDVDVIISTPDVMAQVGKLGKILGPKGLMPNPKSGTVTNDVAAAVKEVKAGRVEVRVDKNGLIHSPVGKRSFPQESLEENIKALISTLMRLRPVSAKGIYFQKMTITTTMGPGIRVDKSTVV